A single genomic interval of Daucus carota subsp. sativus chromosome 1, DH1 v3.0, whole genome shotgun sequence harbors:
- the LOC108195553 gene encoding NAC domain-containing protein 35 yields MAIASSMNQDHPHHDDDNKADDEHDHDMVMPGFRFHPTEEELVEFYLRRKVEGKRFNVELITSLDLYRFDPWELPALAAIGEKEWYFYVPRDRKYRNGDRPNRVTTSGYWKATGADRMIRTDSYRPIGLKKTLVFYSGKAPKGIRSSWIMNEYRLPHHETERLQKAEISLCRVYKRPGVDDHPSLPRILPTRASTSRNANNSTPNSSKKLKNIVEQTQVHAEDKFSTDQTTKISTSTDIGTALGLSSSCIALEPNISTPNGNNIYSTVPSLVPLPNAIDDLHRLISFQQASVNIQHGQQMYHNPNNIDDVLPGGSVQSAFADRLWEWNSVTGAAAKDYDAPFK; encoded by the exons ATGGCAATTGCTTCAAGCATGAACCAAGATCACCCGCATCATGATGATGACAACAAAGCTGATGATGAGCATGATCATGACATGGTGATGCCCGGTTTTCGGTTTCACCCCACAGAAGAAGAACTCGTGGAGTTTTACCTTCGCCGTAAGGTGGAGGGCAAGCGTTTCAATGTTGAGCTCATCACTTCTCTCGATCTTTATCGTTTCGACCCTTGGGAACTTCCCG CCTTGGCAGCAATTGGGGAGAAGGAGTGGTATTTCTATGTGCCGAGGGATCGGAAGTATCGAAACGGTGATAGGCCTAATCGGGTCACAACTTCTGGCTACTGGAAGGCCACGGGAGCTGATAGGATGATTCGTACCGATAGTTACAGGCCAATCGGACTGAAGAAAACCCTGGTTTTCTACTCCGGCAAAGCTCCTAAAGGAATTCGAAGCAGCTGGATTATGAATGAATATCGCCTGCCTCATCACGAAACCGAAAGGCTCCAGAAG GCTGAGATTTCACTTTGTCGCGTGTACAAAAGACCAGGAGTCGATGATCACCCGTCTCTTCCCCGAATTCTCCCCACCAGAGCTTCCACATCAAGAAATGCCAACAATTCAACCCCCAATTCCtcaaaaaaactcaaaaatattgtagaacaaacTCAAGTGCACGCGGAAGACAAATTCAGTACTGATCAAACAACTAAAATTAGTACGAGCACCGACATTGGGACGGCCTTGGGACTTTCCAGCTCCTGCATTGCGTTAGAGCCTAATATCTCCACACCAAACGGCAACAACATCTACTCAACCGTCCCATCGCTCGTGCCATTGCCTAATGCCATTGATGATCTCCACAGACTTATAAGTTTTCAACAAGCTTCGGTGAATATTCAGCATGGCCAGCAAATGTATCATAACCCTAATAATATTGATGATGTGTTGCCGGGTGGTTCGGTTCAATCTGCCTTTGCAGACAGACTGTGGGAGTGGAATTCAGTCACCGGAGCTGCAGCCAAAGATTATGATGCCCCTTTCAAGTAA
- the LOC108206432 gene encoding uncharacterized protein LOC108206432, with amino-acid sequence MFPSCARALLSRKSNYRYRDLNRILNFLSNYSSISPPSYYLCKASFISSANTRSVLDTFDINGHQTKSWVLNQFKLIPESCIFLAQCKAGFCTSPEINVNLDSEEASSDSVSSASSSDPKVKLTSNDSIEFSKVDANMLPTVLLIGRPNVGKSALFNRLIRRREALVYNTPNDHVTRDIREGIAKLSDLRFRVLDSAGLEAEASSGSVLGRTAGMTENVLKRSQLALFLIDARDGLQPMDLDVGKWLRKNAPELKTIVLMNKAESLDDGLGSLAAASGEALRLGFGDPIALSAETGQGMVELYEALRPLLVDYMVQRLKDGNQEISSSEDEDSKTPLQLAIVGRPNVGKSTLLNTLLQEERVLVGPEAGLTRDSVRAEFEYHGRTIYMVDTAGWLQRTNQEKGPASLSIMQSRKNLMRAHVVALVLDAEEIANARRTMKHDEVVIARRAVEEGRGLIVVVNKMDLLRNSRSYESVIKAVPEEVQTVIPQVTGIPVVFVSALEGRGRIAVMDQVIDTYEKWCLRLPTARLNRWLRKVMSRHSWKDSASQPKIKYFTQVKARPPTFVAFVSGKKQLADSELRFLTRSLKEDFDLGGIPVRVMQRAIVKPNSESSGNNKRTEYTGKTVERVVSDKRATIIPEESEAV; translated from the exons ATGTTTCCATCATGTGCTCGAGCTCTTTTGTCCCGAAAGAGTAACTATCGCTACAGAGACTTGaacagaattttaaattttctgtcGAATTATAGCAGTATTTCACCACCCTCCTACTATTTATGCAAAGCATCCTTCATCTCATCTGCAAATACGA GATCTGTCCTGGATACTTTTGATATAAATGGTCATCAGACGAAAAGCTGGGttttaaatcaatttaaattgaTTCCAGAATCATGTATTTTCCTGGCTCAATGCAAGGCTGGATTTTGTACTAGTCCAGAGATTAATGTGAATCTTGATTCGGAAGAAGCATCTAGTGATTCTGTTAGTAGTGCTTCTAGTTCTGATCCCAAAGTAAAGTTAACAAGTAATGATTCCATCGAGTTTAGTAAAGTTGATGCAAATATGCTTCCAACTGTACTGCTTATTGGTCGGCCAAATGTTGGCAAATCTGCTCTTTTCAATCG TTTGATCCGACGAAGAGAGGCTCTTGTTTACAATACTCCTAATGATCATGTTACTCGAGATATACGAGAAGGGATTGCAAAACTGAGTGATTTACGGTTTAGGGTATTGGATTCTGCTGGTTTAGAGGCAGAGGCTTCTTCTGGGTCTGTTCTTGGAAGAACAGCAGGAATGACGGAGAATGTGTTAAAGCGGTCTCAGCTTGCACTTTTCCTAATAGATGCAAG AGATGGGTTGCAACCAATGGACTTGGACGTTGGAAAATGGCTGCGCAAGAATGCACCTGAATTGAAAACTATCGTCTTAATGAATAAAGCGGAGTCACTGGATGATGGCCTTGGTTCTCTTGCTGCAGCTTCTGGCGAGGCCCTTAGGTTGGGATTTGGAGATCCAATTGCCCTCTCTGCTGAGACTGGTCAGGGTATGGTGGAACTCTATGAAGCTCTTAGGCCATTGCTTGTGGATTATATGGTTCAACGTCTGAAAG acGGCAATCAGGAAATTAGCTCCTCCGAGGATGAGGACTCAAAGACCCCATTACAGCTGGCGATTGTGGGGCGACCAAATGTAGGAAAGTCAACCTTGTTGAATACATTACTTCAAGAGGAGCGTGTTTTAGTGGGGCCAGAAGCTGGACTGACAAGAGATTCAGTTAGAGCTGAGTTCGAATATCATGGAAGAACCATCTACATG GTTGACACTGCAGGTTGGCTGCAGCGGACAAATCAGGAGAAGGGACCAGCATCGCTAAGCATTATGCAATCAAGAAAAAACCTAATGAGGGCCCATGTAGTTGCTTTAGTCCTAGATGCTGAAGAG ATTGCTAATGCTAGGAGAACAATGAAGCATGATGAAGTAGTCATAGCAAGGAGAGCTGTGGAAGAAGGACGTGgtttgattgttgtggtgaacaAGATGGACCTTTTGAGAAATTCTAGGTCATATGAGAGTGTCATCAAGGCTGTTCCTGAAGAAGTTCAGACTGTTATACCGCAG GTAACAGGAATTCCTGTTGTGTTTGTTTCAGCATTGGAGGGAAGGGGCCGGATAGCTGTAATGGATCAGGTGATTGATACCTATGAAAAATGGTGTTTAAGGTTGCCAACTGCTCGTCTTAATCGATGGCTACGGAAG GTTATGAGCAGGCATTCTTGGAAGGATTCGGCTTCTCAGCCCAAGATCAAGTATTTCACTCAAGTGAAAGCGAGACCACCTACCTTTGTTGCTTTTGTGAGTGGAAAGAAACAGCTGGCAGATTCTGAACTAAGATTTCTCACTCGATCTCTGAAGGAAGATTTTGATTTGGGCGGCATTCCTGTACGTGTCATGCAGCGAGCTATTGTGAAACCTAATTCAGAAAGTAGTGGTAACAACAAGAGAACGGAATACACTGGTAAAACTGTTGAAAGGGTGGTGTCAGATAAGAGAGCTACTATCATACCTGAAGAATCGGAAGCAGTCTAA
- the LOC108205430 gene encoding uncharacterized protein LOC108205430, whose product MSIDVEKPIEVPELEAEVEVDEEEEDSWSSDSEIGDALDYLDSKHDEDAIDGAFTPQSRRPNAHGGLHTRPNASSLQPLSNRNQKFTNHIRASPLEEWEGRFDVGMSNSVTTAIRGSVRDMAIGKTKTTEKADRATVEQAIDPRTRMVLFKMLNRGVFHDINGCISTGKEANVYHATKSDGQELAIKIYKTSVLVFKDRDRYVKGDYRFRYGYCRHNPRKMVKTWAEKEMRNLMRLKAAGIRCPTPLLLRLHVLVMEFIGKSGWAAPRLKDASLSLDKLREAYMEMVMAMRTLYQKCKLVHGDLSEYNILFYEGHLYIIDVSQSVDLDHPHALDFLKEDCLHVSDFFKKHGVAVMTIRELFDFIVDPSISDDSVDSYLEMAQQKILARGNLISAEDEIADSVFVQSYIPKTLDDVMHAEEDVMAITSGKDTGDMLYQTITGLKEALAIAQPSLPRRDDQQQPREVIFEAPTDQDGHINSQEIESEEETDESEDSLIGSDEEGSLSENEPKRPEDIKAARKENKKKVKEEKREARKTKVPKALKKKKKKLAKAKKTR is encoded by the exons ATGTCAATTGACGTTGAAAAACCGATTGAAGTGCCCGAACTTGAAGCAGAAgttgaagtagatgaagaagaagaggatTCGTGGtcatcagattctgaaattgGAGACGCTCTGGACTATTTGGATTCAAAACACGATGAAGATGCTATTGATGGAGCTTTTACTCCTCAGTCGAGGCGCCCAAATGCTCACGGTGGCCTTCACACTCGTCCAAATGCCTCTTCGCTGCAGCCTCTCTCGAATCGAAACCAGAAATTCACTAATCATATTAGAGCTTCACCTTTAGAG GAATGGGAGGGAAGGTTTGATGTTGGCATGTCGAATTCTGTTACAACTGCTATTCGTGGAAGTGTTAGAGATATGGCAATTGGAAAGACTAAAACTACGGAGAAGGCGGATCGTGCAACTGTTGAACAG GCAATTGACCCCAGAACTCGCATGGTTTTGTTCAAAATGTTGAATCGGGGTGTCTTCCATGATATAAATGGTTGTATTTCAACTGGAAAAGAA GCAAATGTTTAccatgctacaaaatctgatggtcAGGAATTGGCAATCAAAATTTACAAAACTTCTGTACTTGTGTTCAA GGACAGAGACAGATATGTAAAAGGTGACTACCGTTTCAGATATGGATATTGCCGGCACAATCCTAGAAAAATGGTCAAGACATGGGCTGAAAAAGAAATGAGGAATCTTATGAG gcTAAAGGCAGCAGGAATTAGGTGCCCAACTCCACTTCTTTTGAGGCTTCATGTTCTTGTTATGGAGTTTATAG GCAAATCTGGTTGGGCTGCACCTCGACTTAAGGATGCCTCTTTATCTCTTGACAAACTACGTGAAGCTTATATGGAG ATGGTAATGGCAATGCGCACATTATATCAGAAGTGCAAGCTGGTGCATGGAGATCTCAGTGAATACAACATACTTTTTTATGAG GGTCACTTGTATATTATTGATGTATCACAATCGGTTGATCTTGACCATCCCCATGCCCTTGATTTCCTTAAAGAGGACTGCCTTCATGTTTCA GACTTCTTTAAAAAACATGGTGTAGCTGTTATGACGATTCGTGAATTGTTTGATTTCATAGTTGATCCATCCATTAGCGACGATTCTGTGGACAGTTATTTGGAAATG GCGCAACAAAAAATTCTGGCTAGAGGAAATCTGATTTCCGCAGAGGATGAAATTGCAGATTCCGTGTTTGTGCAG TCGTATATTCCCAAAACGCTAGATGATGTGATGCATGCTGAAGAGGATGTCATGGCAATAACTAGTGGCAAGGACACTGGAGATATGTTATACCAGACTATCACTGGGCTTAAAGAGGCACTTGCCATTGCTCAACCTTCTCTTCCCAGAAGAGACGACCAACAGCAACCTCGAGAGGTCATCTTCGAGGCACCTACTGATCAAGATGGTCATATTAATTCCCAGGAAATTGAATCGGAGGAAGAAACAGATGAAAGTGAGGATAGTTTGATTGGCTCCGATGAAGAAGGGTCTCTGTCTGAAAATGAGCCAAAGAGACCTGAGGATATAAAAGCAGCTAGAAAGGAGAACAAGAAGAAAgttaaagaagagaaaagagaggcTAGAAAAACAAAAGTACCAAAAGccctgaagaagaaaaagaaaaagttgGCGAAAGCCAAGAAAACTAGGTAG